In Citrus sinensis cultivar Valencia sweet orange chromosome 4, DVS_A1.0, whole genome shotgun sequence, one DNA window encodes the following:
- the LOC102629606 gene encoding tropinone reductase homolog At5g06060-like isoform X2, giving the protein MANAESSFKSSRWSLKGMTALVTGGTRGIGQATVEELAGLGAVVHTCSRNEVELNKCLKEWQSKGFVVSGSVCDAASPDQREKLIQEVGSKFNGKLNILVNNVGTNIRKPTIEYSAEEYSKIMTTNFESTYHLCQLVYPLLKASGVGSIVFISSVGGLSHIGSGSIYGATKAAMNQLTRNLACEWAKDNIRTNSVAPWYTKTSLVEHVMFSNLLVTIILKF; this is encoded by the exons ATGGCAAATGCAGAGAGCAGTTTCAAGAGCTCAAGATGGTCGCTCAAAGGAATGACTGCTCTTGTCACCGGTGGCACTCGTGGAATTGG GCAAGCTACTGTGGAGGAACTGGCTGGGTTGGGTGCTGTGGTACACACATGTTCGAGAAACGAAGTTGAGCTTAATAAGTGCTTAAAAGAATGGCAAAGCAAAGGCTTCGTTGTTAGTGGGTCAGTTTGTGATGCTGCATCTCCTGATCAGAGGGAGAAGCTGATTCAAGAAGTGGGTTCCAAGTTCAATGGCAAACTCAACATTTTG GTAAACAACGTTGGAACTAATATCAGGAAGCCGACTATTGAGTACTCTGCTGAAGAATATTCGAAAATAATGACTACCAACTTTGAATCCACATACCATTTGTGCCAACTTGTATATCCTCTTCTTAAAGCATCTGGAGTTGGAAGCATCGTGTTCATTTCCTCTGTTGGTGGTCTCTCACATATAGGGAGCGGATCAATTTATGGAGCAACTAAAG CTGCAATGAATCAACTTACAAGAAATCTGGCTTGTGAATGGGCAAAAGACAATATCAGGACAAATTCTGTTGCACCGTGGTATACCAAGACCTCACTAGTAGAGCATGTAATGTTCTCTAATCTTCTTGTGACTAttatcttgaaattttga
- the LOC102629606 gene encoding tropinone reductase homolog At5g06060-like isoform X1 — MANAESSFKSSRWSLKGMTALVTGGTRGIGQATVEELAGLGAVVHTCSRNEVELNKCLKEWQSKGFVVSGSVCDAASPDQREKLIQEVGSKFNGKLNILVNNVGTNIRKPTIEYSAEEYSKIMTTNFESTYHLCQLVYPLLKASGVGSIVFISSVGGLSHIGSGSIYGATKAAMNQLTRNLACEWAKDNIRTNSVAPWYTKTSLVEHLLENKEFVDKVIARTPLQRVGEPEEVASLVAYLCLPAASYITGQIISVDGGFTANGFNPGIRLDF; from the exons ATGGCAAATGCAGAGAGCAGTTTCAAGAGCTCAAGATGGTCGCTCAAAGGAATGACTGCTCTTGTCACCGGTGGCACTCGTGGAATTGG GCAAGCTACTGTGGAGGAACTGGCTGGGTTGGGTGCTGTGGTACACACATGTTCGAGAAACGAAGTTGAGCTTAATAAGTGCTTAAAAGAATGGCAAAGCAAAGGCTTCGTTGTTAGTGGGTCAGTTTGTGATGCTGCATCTCCTGATCAGAGGGAGAAGCTGATTCAAGAAGTGGGTTCCAAGTTCAATGGCAAACTCAACATTTTG GTAAACAACGTTGGAACTAATATCAGGAAGCCGACTATTGAGTACTCTGCTGAAGAATATTCGAAAATAATGACTACCAACTTTGAATCCACATACCATTTGTGCCAACTTGTATATCCTCTTCTTAAAGCATCTGGAGTTGGAAGCATCGTGTTCATTTCCTCTGTTGGTGGTCTCTCACATATAGGGAGCGGATCAATTTATGGAGCAACTAAAG CTGCAATGAATCAACTTACAAGAAATCTGGCTTGTGAATGGGCAAAAGACAATATCAGGACAAATTCTGTTGCACCGTGGTATACCAAGACCTCACTAGTAGAGCAT TTGCTTGAAAACAAAGAATTTGTGGACAAGGTAATAGCTCGGACTCCTCTTCAACGTGTTGGAGAACCTGAGGAAGTTGCATCTCTGGTGGCATACCTTTGCCTTCCTGCCGCTTCTTATATCACGGGACAGATTATTTCTGTTGATGGAGGATTTACTGCGAATGGTTTTAACCCTGGGATTAGACTGGATTTCTAA
- the LOC102630683 gene encoding probable methyltransferase PMT11, with product MKNPLSNTDLFKLSALLFVSFTFFYLGKRWSDGNQRILFFSSYTSSRTSQQNGYVSLSPNLNKSFDISFLISQNQSLASPYIVPSPATVDPLPPPPPPERFGIVNEDGTMSDDFEIGEYDPDLVETEWNGDRNGTEATKSFKITRYEMCPGSMREYIPCLDNVEAIKQLKSTDKGERFERHCPLNGTGLNCLVPAPKGYKTPIPWPRSRNEVWYNNVPHSRLVEDKGGQNWISKQKDKFKFPGGGTQFIHGADQYLDQIAKMVPDITWGHHIRVVMDVGCGVASFGAYLLPRNVITMSIAPKDVHENQIQFALERGVPAMVAAFATRRLPYPSQAFDLIHCSRCRINWTRDDGILLLEVNRMLRAGGYFAWAAQPVYKHEEAQEEHWKEMLDLTTRLCWELVKKEGYIAIWKKPTNNSCYLNREAGTIPPLCDPDDNPDNVWYVDLKACITRLPENGYGANVSLWPERLRTSPDRLQSIQLDAFIARKELFKAESKYWNEIIESYVRALHWKKMKLRNVLDMRAGFGGFAAALIEQKFDCWVMNVVPVSGFNTLPVIYDRGLIGVMHDWCEPFDTYPRTYDLLHAAGLFSVERKRCNMSTIMLEMDRMLRPDGHVYIRDSIDVMDELQEIGKAMGWHVTLRETAEGPHASYRILTADKRLLHA from the exons ATGAAGAATCCGCTCTCGAACACGGATCTCTTCAAGCTCTCGGCTTTGCTCTTCGTCTCCTTTACGTTCTTCTACCTCGGAAAGCGTTGGTCCGATGGCAACCAACGGATCCTCTTCTTCTCCTCCTACACTTCATCACGCACCTCCCAACAGAACGGCTACGTTTCGCTCTCCCCCAACCTCAACAAATCCTTCGACATTTCCTTTCTCATTTCGCAAAACCAGTCGCTAGCCTCACCGTATATAGTTCCCTCTCCTGCTACCGTCGATCCTCTTCCTCCGCCTCCTCCGCCGGAGAGATTTGGAATTGTGAATGAGGACGGAACGATGTCCGATGACTTTGAGATCGGAGAGTACGATCCGGATTTGGTGGAAACGGAGTGGAATGGGGACAGGAACGGGACGGAGGCGACCAAGAGCTTTAAGATTACAAGGTATGAGATGTGTCCGGGGAGTATGAGGGAGTATATACCTTGTTTGGATAATGTGGAGGCGATTAAGCAGTTGAAGTCGACCGACAAAGGGGAGAGATTTGAGCGACACTGTCCTCTAAACGGTACCGGATTGAATTGCTTAGTCCCTGCACCTAAAGGTTATAAGACGCCCATTCCCTGGCCCAGAAGTCGTAATGAg GTATGGTACAACAATGTTCCCCATTCGCGACTAGTTGAAGATAAGGGGGGTCAAAACTGGATTTCTAAACAGAAGGATAAGTTTAAGTTTCCCGGAGGTGGTACACAGTTTATACATGGGGCAGATCAATACTTGGATCAGATTGCTAAG ATGGTCCCTGATATTACTTGGGGTCATCATATCAGAGTTGTCATGGACGTCGGATGTGGCGTGGCAAGTTTTGGTGCCTATCTGTTGCCACGAAATGTGATAACTATGTCCATAGCTCCAAAAGATGTTCATGAGAACCAAATTCAATTTGCTCTTGAGCGTGGAGTGCCTGCAATGGTAGCAGCATTTGCAACCCGTCGATTACCGTATCCAAGTCAAGCTTTTGACTTGATACATTGTTCAAGATGTAGAATCAACTGGACTCGTGATG ATGGGATTTTGCTTCTTGAGGTCAATCGGATGCTTCGAGCAGGAGGATATTTTGCTTGGGCGGCACAGCCAGTTTACAAACATGAAGAAGCCCAAGAGGAACACTGGAAAG agATGCTTGATCTAACCACTCGGCTTTGCTGGGAGCTTGTGAAGAAGGAGGGATATATTGCAATATGGAAGAAGCCTACTAACAACAGCTGTTATCTAAACCGCGAGGCTGGAACCATACCCCCATTATGTGACCCAGATGACAATCCAGATAATGTTTG GTATGTTGATCTGAAGGCATGCATCACTAGGCTTCCTGAGAATGGATATGGAGCTAATGTTTCCCTGTGGCCTGAGCGTTTGCGAACTTCACCTGATAGACTTCAGAGCATACAGCTTGATGCCTTTATTGCTAGGAAAGAACTTTTCAAGGCTGAATCAAAGTACTGGAATGAGATAATAGAAAGCTATGTTCGTGCTTTAcattggaagaaaatgaagttgagAAATGTATTGGACATGAGAGCTGGCTTTGGAGG ATTTGCAGCAGCATTAATTGAGCAAAAATTTGATTGCTGGGTTATGAATGTGGTTCCAGTTAGTGGGTTCAATACCTTGCCTGTTATTTACGACCGCGGACTAATAGGAGTTATGCATGATTG GTGCGAACCATTTGATACGTATCCAAGAACCTATGATCTATTGCATGCAGCTGGCCTTTTCTCTGTTGAGAGGAAAAG ATGTAATATGTCTACTATCATGCTTGAGATGGACCGGATGCTCAGACCTGATGGACATGTATATATTCGTGACTCAATTGATGTCATGGATGAACTTCAAGAGATTGGGAAAGCTATGGGTTGGCATGTGACATTGCGTGAGACAGCCGAGGGACCTCATGCAAGTTACCGGATCTTGACGGCCGATAAGCGCCTTCTGCATGCTTAG
- the LOC102630176 gene encoding protein HESO1, with protein sequence MGSYNVLEPILKDILGMLNPLREDWETRMKVISDLREVVESVESLRGATVEPFGSFVSNLFSRWGDLDISIELSNGSCISSTGKKLKQSLLGDLLRALRQKGGYRRLQFVAHARVPILKFETIHQNISCDISIDNLCGQIKSKFLFWISQIDGRFRDMVLLVKEWAKAHDINNPKTGTFNSYSLSLLVLFHFQTCVPAILPPLKDIYPGNLVDDLKGVRANVERQIAEICAFNIARFSSDKYRKINRSSLAHLFVSFLEKFSGLSLKASELGICPFTGQWEHIRSNTRWLPNNHPLFIEDPFEQPENSARAVSEKNLAKISNAFEMTHFRLTSTNQTRYALLSSLARPYILQFFGESPVRYANYNNGHRRARPQSHKSVNSPLQAQHQSHNARRENRPNRPMSQQSVQQHQSQPVRQNNGQVQRIWRPKSDGSQQPSPANLEAEI encoded by the exons ATGGGCTCTTATAATGTGTTGGAGCCCATTCTTAAGGATATACTTGGCATGCTCAATCCTTTACGGGAGGATTGGGAGACACGAATGAAAGTCATCAGTGATTTAAGAGAAGTTGTTGAATCTGTGGAAAGTTTGAGAG GTGCAACTGTGGAGCCATTTGGATCGTTTGTGTCAAATCTCTTCTCACGCTGGGGAGACCTGGATATCTCCATTGAGTTATCCAATGGTTCGTGCATCTCATCTACTGGAAAGAAGTTGAAACAAAGTTTACTAGGAGATTTACTGAGAGCTTTGAGGCAAAAAg GTGGATACCGCAGGTTGCAGTTTGTCGCTCATGCAAGAGTTcccattttaaaatttgagacCATCCACCAGAACATCTCATGTGATATTTCAATTGATAACCTGTGTggtcaaatcaaatcaaaattcttGTTTTGGATCAGTCAGATAGATGGACGTTTTCGTGATATGGTTCTATTG GTCAAGGAATGGGCCAAAGCTCATGACATCAATAATCCTAAGACTGGGACATTCAACTCATACTCTCTCAGCTTGCTCGTTCTCTTCCATTTTCAG ACATGTGTACCTGCCATTTTACCTCCCCTAAAAGATATATATCCGGGAAATCTTGTTGATGATCTTAAAG GAGTGAGGGCTAATGTAGAGAGACAAATTGCCGAAATATGTGCCTTTAACATAGCCAGGTTTAGCTCTGACAAATACAGAAAAATCAATCGAAGTTCCTTAGCccatctttttgtttcttttcttgaaaaG TTTTCTGGGTTGAGTTTGAAGGCTTCCGAGCTAGGTATCTGCCCCTTCACAGGTCAATGGGAGCACATCAGAAGTAATACGAGATGGCTGCCCAATAATCACCCATTATTT ATTGAGGATCCTTTTGAGCAGCCAGAAAATAGTGCTCGAGCtgtaagtgaaaaaaatttggCAAAGATATCCAATGCCTTTGAGATGACCCACTTCAGGCTCACCTCAACGAATCAGACTCGTTATGCTCTCCTTTCCTCATTAGCCAGGCCATACATATTACAGTTCTTTGGAGAATCACCGGTTAGGTACGCGAACTACAACAATGGGCACCGCAGAGCTCGCCCTCAGAGTCACAAGTCAGTGAATTCACCGTTGCAAGCTCAACATCAATCTCACAATGCAAGGAGAGAAAATCGTCCCAACCGACCCATGTCCCAACAGTCTGTGCAACAACATCAAAGCCAACCCGTGCGTCAGAATAACGGCCAAGTCCAGCGAATATGGAGGCCGAAATCCGATGGATCGCAACAGCCAAGTCCAGCAAATTTGGAGGCTGAAATCTGA
- the LOC102629888 gene encoding protein phosphatase 2C 37 → MAGICCGVGCESEPAVSVEQSSRASRRRRLELRPFNLVADVAVLPPSENDRKRKKLELYTALTAAHARENTEQNCEAKDSERGRTVNKEELVGNNEAADDLVNDNPKFGMTSVCGRRRDMEDTVSIHPSFCKQNRAHFYGVFDGHGCSHVAMKCKDRLHDILREEIESCNVVEESVKWKQTMQASFGKMDKEVQDWSVSSKISNCRCELQTPQCDAVGSTAVVAVVTPEKLIVSNCGDSRAVLCRNGVAVPLSNDHKPDRPDELLRIEAAGGRVIYWDGPRVLGVLAMSRAIGDNYLKPYVISEPEVTVTERTAEDECLILASDGLWDVVSNETACSVVRTCFRAQKAAAAASPPGSPGSEVAVSGQSSDKACLDASILLTKLALARRSSDNVSVVVVDLRRIKSQKQGLSS, encoded by the exons ATGGCGGGGATTTGCTGTGGAGTAGGTTGTGAGAGTGAACCAGCGGTATCAGTTGAGCAAAGCTCACGAGCTTCTAGACGGAGGAGGCTAGAGCTCCGTCCGTTTAACTTGGTTGCAGACGTGGCAGTTTTGCCGCCGTCAGAAAACGATCGGAAACGAAAGAAGCTTGAACTTTACACTGCCTTAACAGCTGCACATGCTCGAGAAAACACCGAACAGAATTGTGAAGCGAAAGATTCAGAGCGAGGTCGTACCGTAAACAAGGAAGAATTAGTCGGGAATAATGAAGCGGCTGATGATTTGGTAAATGATAACCCCAAGTTCGGGATGACTTCAGTTTGCGGTAGAAGACGAGATATGGAGGATACTGTGTCAATTCACCCGTCGTTTTGCAAGCAAAATCGCGCTCACTTCTACGGCGTGTTCGACGGTCATGGTTGCTCACAT GTGGCGATGAAGTGTAAAGATCGGTTGCATGATATACTTAGGGAGGAGATTGAATCTTGTAACGTTGTTGAAGAATCGGTGAAGTGGAAGCAGACAATGCAGGCGAGCTTTGGGAAGATGGATAAGGAGGTGCAAGATTGGAGTGTGAGTTCCAAGATCTCTAACTGCCGCTGCGAGTTACAGACTCCGCAGTGCGACGCCGTTGGATCTACTGCCGTCGTTGCTGTCGTCACTCCTGAAAAGCTTATCGTCTCTAACTGCGGCGACTCTCGTGCTGTGCTCTGCCGAAACGGCGTCGCGGTTCCTCTGTCCAACGATCATAAA CCTGATCGCCCGGATGAGTTGCTTAGAATCGAAGCCGCCGGCGGCCGTGTGATTTACTGGGACGGCCCGAGAGTGCTTGGCGTTCTGGCGATGTCGAGAGCGATCGGAGACAATTACTTAAAGCCGTATGTGATATCGGAGCCGGAGGTGACCGTGACTGAGCGTACGGCGGAGGATGAGTGTTTGATTTTGGCGAGCGATGGGTTATGGGACGTGGTGTCGAACGAGACGGCGTGCAGCGTGGTGCGCACGTGCTTCCGAGCTCAGAAGGCGGCGGCTGCAGCTTCACCACCCGGATCGCCGGGGAGCGAGGTGGCAGTGTCTGGTCAAAGCTCTGACAAAGCTTGCTTGGACGCGTCAATTTTGTTGACCAAGCTGGCCTTGGCTAGGCGTAGTTCGGATAATGTCAGCGTTGTGGTGGTCGATTTAAGGAGAATCAAAAGTCAAAAGCAGGGATTAAgtagttaa
- the LOC102619736 gene encoding stress protein DDR48-like, translated as MMGSVISRQAFNVHFSATAGQRLKSCSPPSYSSKQDVNKPGSEYHTYSLQVNADKSKSEDESQKGEYGSGLTPEDYKSKPENGEYNTKPDVDKSKSKDESKPENYDYGSIPEEDEEKEYDEVEAYLHESESEEKSKQEVNGYGYKPDNRGSESKGNEYRPRLDADKSKPDEKPKSENHNYGAKPDSDKSKAEDNHEYDAKPDADKSKPEEKPRSENYDYGSKPVVNKSKPEENGYSPSPKPDTDKSKSEDKPESENYGYGPYGSNPDTNKSKSEDKPEEKPKSENYDYGSKTDTEKSNPEQDKYVSELDFEKSKYEEKSKPVDYGHGSKPETNKENERHSKPQVEDKPKSENYGYDSKPDTDKSMSEDNEYNSKPNVDKSKKSEEQSKSVDTSYGSKPDAEKSKPDNNDFSNTIPGDTEKLLPIGIQGLVLCKSGSKYFPIQGAVARVTCEAVDENGYGSKSFFNCRGTTDAKGYFLATLMSPLHLQDNLKIKECKAFLEKSPLETCKIPSDVNKGISGAVLTSYQILHEKKMKLYSARPFFFTSSTPVGY; from the exons ATGATGGGAAGCGTGATATCAAGGCAAGCATTCAATGTTCACTTTAGTGCCACCGCCGGCCAGAGATTGAAATCGTGCAGCCCACCCAG TTATAGCTCCAAGCAGGATGTTAATAAGCCAGGGTCTGAGTACCATACTTACAGCCTCCAGGTAAATGCTGacaaatcaaaatcagaagATGAATCCCAGAAAGGAGAATATGGTTCTGGATTAACACCGGAGGATTACAAGTCAAAGCCTGAAAATGGTGAATACAACACTAAGCCAGATGTTGACAAATCGAAGTCCAAAGATGAGTCCAAGCCCGAGAATTATGATTATGGATCCATACCGGAGGAAGATGAGGAAAAAGAATATGACGAAGTGGAAGCATACCTTCACGAATCCGAATCTGAAGAGAAATCCAAGCAAGAGGTTAATGGCTATGGCTATAAACCAGACAATCGCGGGTCAGAGTCTAAGGGTAATGAGTATAGACCTCGGCTGGATGCTGACAAATCGAAGCCAGACGAGAAACCCAAGTCGGAGAATCACAATTACGGAGCCAAACCAGACTCTGACAAGTCAAAGGCCGAGGATAATCATGAATACGACGCTAAGCCAGATGCTGACAAATCGAAGCCAGAAGAGAAACCTAGGTCGGAGAATTATGACTATGGCTCCAAACCAGTCGTTAACAAGTCAAAGCCCGAGGAGAATGGATATAGCCCTAGCCCTAAGCCAGATACTGACAAATCGAAGTCAGAAGATAAACCCGAGTCGGAGAATTACGGTTACGGGCCTTACGGCTCCAATCCAGACACTAACAAGTCAAAGTCCGAGGATAAGCCAGAAGAGAAACCCAAGTCGGAGAATTATGACTATGGCTCCAAAACGGACACAGAAAAGTCAAATCCTGAGCAGGATAAGTACGTCTCTGAGCTAGACTTTGAGAAATCCAAGTACGAAGAAAAATCCAAACCAGTTGATTATGGCCATGGCTCCAAACCAGAGACTAACAAGGAGAATGAACGCCACTCTAAGCCACAGGTAGAAGATAAACCCAAGTCCGAGAATTATGGCTATGACTCCAAACCAGACACTGACAAGTCAATGTCCGAGGATAATGAATACAACTCTAAGCCAAATGTTGATAAATCGAAGAAGTCCGAAGAGCAATCCAAGTCAGTAGATACTAGCTATGGGTCGAAGCCAGATGCCGAAAAATCGAAGCCCGACAATAATGACTTTAGCAACACCATTCCAGGAGATACCGAAAAGTTACTGCCGATTGGTATCCAAGGACTTGTTCTATGTAAATCCGGTTCCAAATACTTTCCAATTCAAG GGGCTGTAGCAAGAGTAACGTGTGAAGCAGTTGATGAAAATGGGTACGGATCAAAATCTTTCTTCAATTGCAGAGGCACAACTGATGCCAAAGGTTACTTCCTAGCTACATTAATGTCTCCATTACATCTCCAAGACAACTTGAAGATTAAAGAGTGCAAGGCTTTCTTGGAAAAGTCTCCATTGGAAACCTGTAAAATTCCTTCAGATGTTAACAAGGGAATTTCTGGGGCTGTCCTTACTTCTTACCAGATCCTGCatgagaagaagatgaaaCTTTATTCAGCAAGGCCTTTCTTCTTCACTTCATCAACCCCTGTTGgctactaa